The segment CAAGAGAAGTCCCGAAACAACCCATCTCGAGCCTATGTTCGAGATGCAAAGGCCATGGCTGCCACTCCAGCTGACGTAATAGAGTACCCAACATCTTACGTCTTCATCGTGGACATGCCCGGCATAAATCACGGCGAGATCAAGGTGCAGGTTGAAAACGAGAATGTGCTTGTGGTGATCGGAGAGCGAAAGCGTGAGAAAGAGAAAGATGAGAAAGGAGTGAAGTATGTGAGGATGGAAAGGAGAGTGGGCAAGTTTATGAGGAAGTTCGCATTGCCTGAGAATGCGAATATGGATAAGATATCTGCAGTTTGTCAAGATGGGGTGTTGAGAGTGACGGTGGAGAAATTACCTCCACCTGAACCTAAGAAGCCTAAGACCATTGAAGTTAAAGTTGCATAAGAGAATTATGGTTGTTGATTGAATGCTGTTCGATTTGaggaaaaaaaatcaaagaaacgtCAGTGTCTCATTCTGGTTGTGTGAGTTTTGAAGTTTATCAGCACAGAATAATAAAGTTAAGGTTTCTTTATTTCATGTTGAAGAAGATCGAAAGTTGCGAATTAATGCAGTATAACAATAAAACTGGATTTTGGTTACTAGTTGCTGCATTTCTTTACAGCacaaaataaaatttgttttacCAAAAGACAACATCCCATTGAACAAACCCTTAATTTATTGCATCCTAAATCAACAGCTTAATTTTCAGCTATGCTATTCTTCAACCTAGCTTCGTCATGCATATTATAGATGGAGTTGAGAGTCATGGGATTCCATCCATctatcacctttttttttttttttttcagtctTGGCTTCTTAAGATAACTTATTGTAATAATTTCTGTCTCATTTTAAGAATTAGtgtaagcatttgtatgctatgAAAGTTATTAATAGTATACTTCTTGAAAAATGGGAACTGAATCCATTACAACTTtaaaaaaagaaagtaaaaataaagcaTTCTTCCTCTCGTTAGGATCTTCGACCTTTGCtttcattttttgttttttaagaCGACTCTTTTCTTCCTTCATTTGATCACTAAGCTTACGTTTCAATAGATAATAACTCGAGAACTGGTTTGAAATCAGAAAATGAGAGAGCTGGGTGTATCATTTGATTCAAGAAACACTGCTTGGATGTCTAGGCCTTAGAACCGGTAGGCTGTCTCAAAGCTTTGAACTATTGTATAATAATACTATTATTTGATGCGATCAAACTCTTATTAAAGATCTTTTTGCATTAGGTTATGAGTTTCCTCAGGAAAAAGAGCATATGAACCCTAAAATGTTCGGTTTTATAGGAATTTTTGGATtttgattttcgatttttctctaaTTTTCTTCTTTTTGGAAGTTATTATCTGCTGTTCTTTTTAGTTGTGTTGTTAAACGGTTTGCCCTACTGTTTAATTCTAACCAATGATTAAAAAGAACCATTCcaagaaaaacaaaacaaaatccgGCCCACCGCACCGTATGTAGTGTCAATCAATGACTCGCTCTTTCCTGTAGTGTGTAAGAAATTCTAGACCTTCCCAAAACATTCTGGAAAAGTGGAAATCCTTGAAGGATATGTGACATTATAACACAGCCTTCTCGAAAACTCTCGACGTCTTCTTCCAGAAACTTCCTACCCAACCTTATAAATGAGCTAATACCATTCATGATTCTCCATCCAAGCCGAGAAACGTAGTGAATTTGCAACCGAAAACCAAATCAAAATCTTCGCAATCTCATCCAGctacaaaaaagaaaaatggatctCAGAATCATGGGTTTCGATTCTCCGCTCTTGAATACTCTCCAACATATGATGGATCTTTCTGACGATACGGAGAAGATCCCGAACGCACCATCAAAGGTTTACATGCGGGATGCCAAGGCCATGGCTGCAACACCAGCGGACATTAAGGAGTACCCCAAGTCTTATGTGTTCATCGTCGACATGCCGGGGCTGAAATCAGGGGACATCAAGGTCCAAGTGGAGGACGACAATATGCTCTTGATCAGCGGAGAAAGGAAGCGAGAGGAAGAGAAAGAAGGAGCCAAGTACGTAAGAATGGAGAGGCGGGTCGGCAAGCTTATGAGGAAATTTGCGTTGCCTGAGAATGCTAACACTGATGCCATCTCTGCAATCTGTCAAGACGGGGTTTTAACTGTTACTGTGGAGAAACTGCCACCCCCTGAGCCTAAGAAACCCAAGACCATCGAGGTTAAAATAGCTTGAAGCAGCTTTAGATTTACGGTTAATTGTCAATGGGGGCTTTAAATAAGTTGGGGGTTAGCCCTGTAAGTAGTTTCTAGCGTTTGCCGTGGTGGTTTCTGAGTGTGTTAAACGTTTGATATCAGAGTTCTATGTCGTGTTGTGTTGAAATCATGAAATGCAGATTTTACTGTTAGTATTTTCTTGTATTTTCCATCTCTGGTTTTAATCACATATGTTTTTTGCTAACAATGGTCAATGGAAATCCTCATGCCAAGCAGAAATTTATGGCtaaaaaagaaagggaaagacTCGCAGCAAATTGTATTAAAACTTGGGAGGTAACATGACAAAACAGGGttgattaaaaaaatttaaatcaaatagCATGTTGTTATTTCAGGTTAACCCTAAAACTAGGTTTAGAATATAAAAACATTTTAAACATTCCGCCATACAGGGTTGGCATTCTAATTCTCGCCTCTTTCTTGCTAAGATTTTTCCTTTTAGTACGCTTTACAAGAGACAGATGAGATGAATCAGGGCTCAGCGATGGGTGGATTACGGACCCTTCTTCCCTGACAAACAGAGCAATGAAAAAGCCTTCTTTGTCCTCAACAGGGTCAGTCCGGACCAAATGTTCAACTACAAAGCAATAACGCAGCATGGATTTTAACTAATTAATACACACCAGATACCAATATCCAAAAAGCTGCTAATCACAGACATGGATATTGTGGGGATAAATCATCAACTTACAGCCTTCTAGAACCGGAAGACCACGACGGTGCCACTGGGGAAAAGGTGTTCCTAGTCGAAAACCATGAGATGCAGCAAGGGGTAAAATAGACTTGACAACATCTTCATTTTCAATTTGGTGGATGGAACAAGTGCTGTAGACTATTCTCTCAACTTGTGGAACTGTAGTTGAGAATGTGAAACATATAATCAGCCCGCAATTTAAATGCCACATAATTAAAAGCATGAaacatatatatacttaacaGCACAGTGCATGTGTTAGCACTTTCTTTTGAAAGGAGGCCAGCTTGGTAAGTCTCTCTGTTTCATCAACATTTGCTGATTGACCTGaaaaatttaatatgaaaataagaGAGAAAACAAGGAGCAATTTGGATAGAGTTAAAATCTATGAGCAGCATAATGTTCACATTGTAATGAAATAATAGTAACTGCAAAACTCATTTGATAATAAATACTTAAATAGGAAAATTAGCTTGGTATGACAATATAAGTAATACCAAATAAGTTCGCATCAGTAACACTTGCTTCTAGAAATTTTTATGATTGGAAAGATAGTGAGGGGATAGCCCCAAAGCTCACTATGTTTAACAAATTGAAAACTAAAATGAAGAGACAATTACTTTAATCACTAAAAAAAACTAAGAAAGGAAGCTATTACCACACTACAAGGATGCACATAATTACCTGCAGCATGAGATGGAAGCAGATGGTCCAATCTCTCAGCAACTGTACCAGATCCAGAGCAGGAAGGATCTAAAAGAATGGCACGGACCTGCAACGTCAATTTGCTTGAGAACTCGAAGAATAAGTAAGACTGTAGCATTAAAAGAGGCTAGAGGAGAAAGacatttgatgtttaaaactagTGAATGGAACTTGACACATTGCTGAGGTGAGCTGCTTACGCTTCAACTGAAAGCACAACAGGCTAACAAAAGAGCCATGCAACTAAAACTCATTTAGTTTCTACTTCTGAGACTCAAACAAGTAAGTATTGCACAAACATCTGCCTTTCAAAAAAGGCATGTCTAACCTATTTTAACTCAGGACACAAATGAGTGCATGCTTACCTTGGAGTATGGGGGATCTTTTGGGTCTAAACTTAAAAAATCGCCATGAAAAACTTCAATATCTACAACCAATTAAGAATAACATACCACAGCAAAAATTTTCATTCAGAAGCGAGGATGATGATTAACAACATATGCGAGGAGTTGACTGAAATGAAAACAAAGAATCATAAAACAAGGATAACAGGAAAAGAATGCTTTACAATGAGAACAGATTTTAAGTTGTATATAGCAGGCTATTCCATGATGAAAACCAGTGTTATATAGAATAAGAGTAGTACTTAAATAGACAAATCTAAACAATATATAACAGTAGTACTTAAATAGACAAATCTAAACAATCAAAAGATATTTGCAAGGATACTACATGCGCCAGATAGTCTGACAGTGTCTGCTAAACGTTTTATCCTTTCCTTGTTCAGTTCACAGGCTATGACCTTTCCTTTCCCTCTCATAAGAGCAGcgagatggacagttttattccCTGGAGCTGCACATGCATCAAGAACCTTCACAGAAACATGGAAGTAAGCAAGCTATAAATAGCTGCCAACATCAAACTCAAGCAGAAAACTTATGAATATCTACCACACAACCAAAACGAATCTGCATGGGTACAGAATATTTATATACTCACAAAAGTAAGGATGACTTGATATACCATGTACaacataaaaatgataaaaaaacaaTTTCTCTAGCGAGAAGACTTGGTAAACAATCAATGTCTGATGACCATTAACTAACCTCCCATCCTGGATCAGGATCAAGAGCTGCTGCCACCATAGAACTTGCTTTCCCCTGTAAGATTGCAAATTTGAATCAAACaagaaaaactaaaagaaattgaGAAACTGCTATTAGTGCATAGTAACAATATTCCAACAGTAGACAACTATATTAGTCACTCATTTATGAACTTATTAATGACTTACTTGCATAAACACACTTCCATTCATGACCAAAGGGTGATCATGAAGATCACATTTTGGTGGGAGCTTTAACAAGTCAGGGACCAGGTCATCTTTCTCCACCTattaagaaaatgaaaattttaacaaaataacacaaaaaaacCGACTTCAAAAAGTAGATACAGATTAGAGATATCAGCAAAGTAAAaacataagaaagaaaaagaagaggctACCAAACCTGCAACCATGgactttttattaaatatatgatAAGAATAAGCAGCAAAAAGAAAGGCAAGAACGGTTGCTTTAGAGATTACTCTATATTCCATAAAACATTCAAAATAATGCATGACACCCCACTAAGGTTTAGCTTTAGCGTAGGTTGCAAAAGTACCATGTATTGTTTCCTCAAGTCAATTAAGGCGGAATCAACATCCAGTTTAAGTGTGTTGACACGAACATATCGTGGTTTTGAAACATCTGCAACACATTTACGCTACACATCAAGTAACGAAAGAATGACACACTTGGATGTAAGAAAACATCTTACTTAACACATACCAGGAGTTTGGTAACGGTCTAACAAATCTTCAATGCACTTCATCTTTTTCCTCACCAAAAGCCGAGCTAAAGCAGACTGAAGAGAAACTTTTCTCTGTAGCAAAAATTTCTCCGCATCGCCAACAAATGAAATTTCCTAGAGATCAGAATCATGAGACGAGATTACCACAAGTACAACAAAAAGGACACACAACATTGGCAAAAATAGCATCTAGAAGATGAAACCTTTAGCAAATAACTTCAAAACCATTCTATTAAAAAAGTCACTACAACTCCTCAGCATAGCTCACTCCCACATGAACTCAGTGAGACAATCTTAGAAATTCAGGAATTCTGAGGAAAGAAAGGTAAACAATATCATATTCACTTTTTTCACATTTGAAATAAAAGTTCCTTCTTAGAAAGCATAAGATTCTTTGAGACACTAGACATAAAACGGCTTATCGTTAATTGCATAGAAAGTTCACATATTGTCTCGAGAAATGCAGAAAGTGAAAAGAAAATGTAAAAAATGGAAATGTGAAGTTAATGAagatacaaaaaaataaaaaataaaaatacctgACCAAAAAGAATATCATAAGTGATTATATAAACCAATTCCACTTGCCTCTGCAGCATCAAGATAATAATCAGAATTATCAAACACTTTACAAGGCAAATTCAGGAAAaacaaaaatcactaaaactcaTAAATTTTTACCTTCCATCTACTATTCAATATGTTAGCACCCTCCAGCACATCCTTAATGATAGGAAGATCTGAAAACAAGTCAACCCAAATGTGAAACgtaaaccaaaaaagaaaaagaagaagagctATGTTAAATAAAGCTTCGAATGGTTCTGCTATTATTATCAAACAGAAACACTGATAGAAATAAAGAGAAGAATAAAGTTAAGTTACGTTTGAGGGTTTGACAAACGAGAGCGAAAGTAGCCTTCTTGTTCTTAATAGACGGGCTATAAACAAGGGACTTTATGGTGGCTACCGCTCGTCGATGAGCGTCTCCTTGAAGAACTGATCGCAGTACCTTGGCCGCCTCCCTCCTCGAGAAGTAAGCAGACCTCTCGGCGTTACTCATTCGAGGCTTCTTCTTCTCGGCGGCTCCCGATGATGGTTGCTTCGCCTTGAAACGGGCCATTGTTTGCAAGAGAGTGGGGAGAGCCTTGGAGGGAGCAAGCAAAGAAAGAAACCTCTGAAATCCCACGATCGGATTCAACTCGATCCAAAACGCACCGTTTCCTCTTTGTGGAGCTTGGGCTCTCCACACCGGGCTGGAAATAAGTTTTAAGCCCAAGTTCGACCCAACAATCAATGCAGTGGGCTTGATGAGCCTCAAGGATCTGGATGTTGTGGTCACTGATATGGTCTCCATCACCAACAATTCCAGCCGTAACCAACCATAGAAAGGCCCATTAATCTATTTACATAATCCATAGCTCGTAAACCTGCCTCCAAACTGAGAGAATCTTTTCCTGTACTAAATGGGATGTGGATAGTGGACCACATTGAATTCTAGTCATTGCTGACATACAGAACCGGAACCACCTATGAGGCCTGAAGTCACATATTTGTAAGTCCAACTGCATTTTGTGGACAACTTCGtaagtttaatattttttaagattactttaaaataataattaaaattaaattttaaaacaataacatttatttaaatattattaaaaaataacattACAATTTACAAAAGCTCTTTTCCAAAAAGCATTTAAAAGCACATTTTGTGTTAAGGACTAGCAAGTTTTAAAATTAGTTGAAGttgaaaatattaattacttttaCCTTTGAATTTTAAGCTAATTTTACATGTTTTGATTAATACTAAAAATAACATGTACTGATTGAATGACAAATGATTGATGGTTGGGGAAAGAAAAGTGTGAAAATTGATTTTAGAAAGCCCATTTCCTTTTCCATTATAAAAGTATGTATTAGTTAgataattaatataaaatgagTATTAGCATGGAATGTTTTATTGTaagcttttcaaaattttatatatctataaattaaattaaagttggTTAAAATTTAAACTCAGGGCGAAGTTAGGAATTTTTTTgggtcgaaattaaattgtaatttttacgatagtaaaattaaaattttaccattttaatagtctctttctttatatttttaaaggattaatcaatttttatcattttaggatgctaaaatgcaattttatctttgctaatttaaaattttaaaaattttaaagggcttaaatgaaaatttttccattttagggagCCGAGGCCCCTGCCTTACCTCGATTTCGCTCTGATTTAACCGTCAACTTTTCAAAAGAATggaattatttttaatgaaaatattaactaaaatgctaaaattttaaacatgaaagCCCCCATGACAATCTATGTGTACTTTATATTTTTTACaaacttaatattttattttataaaattcaaatttttttgctAATTTGACATTTAAGATAAATAATATCATATCAAGTATGTACACATGGATTGCCATGTAAGTTGACACACCAACgtcattaaaaatttaatttttaactaatattttattaaaaaatattatttgactctatttaaaatattaataacaaatttagctttaaAAAATTAGAACAAAgttgataaaatatataaatattaaagactAATGGTACGTTTGTTTCGTGTCAAATATTATACGAAAAATAATTTCTGGAAACTGGACTTATTTTTTGGAAAATCTTATAATTTTTGGGGGTTTgaattgtaatgacccgaattttaccatTACCAAAAatgtgtattttcgggtctccgtttctgaaaaatagattcagtaaatatttattaaaatatttacgaagtaaaatgagtggttaattagagtttaattaagtgaatttaatttaattaagagtaattaagtaaaaggacgaaattgaataaagtgtgaaagttaaattataaattaaaagaaaataaaaaggactaaaaggaaattatataaaaagtataaattgaggcggttatcgtgaagaaaatctaagattttttttatgtttagtatattattatattattatataataaagatactttattatatatatatattatattatattatattatattatattatattatatatataaactaaagaagcaaatgaaaggaaatagaaacagaatgaaacgaaacagagagcaggggagaaaaagaaagaaagaaggggagaaaagggaaaattaaggtttgaagctttaagctttaataggtaagtcaatcaatccctttttacttaattttgatgttttagaagttttagaacaaagttttgatgaaattaagttgatattttgatagttattagatttctagatattgtccatgttaaataaaatgatgaattaagggctaaattgatagaaatccaagttaaaaatgatacaaggattgaattgtaaagtggttcataagttttatgctttaaggactaaattgaaagaattattaaattgagaaagtgaatgaaataccctattaactactcgggctgagtcggatatatttggcatgccataggatctggaagtgtacgggatttgccggctttatcgatcaggcactttatgtgtcgtattttaggcacctcgtgtgttgtatcaggcacctcgtgtgtcgttttaggcactttatgtgtcgtactctgatcaggtactatgtaccgttttaggcacaatttgccgtactggtgtgtttgggttggaatccgtgtatccgtcaaagtccgggtttgttaataggggtaaataagtgaaagataaatcgaataaatttgattgatcaagctattgaaatgaaacaagaaattgaattgagaattgaaaatttagatatgaaattgaaaatatgaaccaaaggttcatgaaatgattggagttcgaattgatgatatttgatgccacttgatgaattgaaatgtgatttgagatatatgaatcgtatgtatatcttgaaagctatcgaggatagtaagttgatatgatataaatgaaattgatattattgaaatgaattaaaatggaatatgattgataagtgtatagttgaatatagtttaatgatattgaattgtgagtaaattaaggaaagctataccgagtagtaagtgaaagaatggagtaaataataatggatttagttaagaattgaacaattatgttgttgtgtttattatatgatttgtataaaatttatatggtaaatagttgaaatttatctataaataaataattgaataattgtaattgttattatgatcttaagtatttgttatattattaattgttcggattatagaaataccactgagtataccatactcgaTTATGCGGTTTGTTTCGTCTTgcagttaagtaaagatagtacaTTGAATCAGCATCTCAAgatgatcccgaattcattaaggtaaagtatgttgagtattgatagtggcatgtacccaggatgtttaacgagagtcatttaggttgtagaagtattgatgaaatgagtaaattatggttggcaacagtatgtagtatgaattttgaaatttacaaaaaaattatagtgattctaaattagtcccgaattgaatttactgttcatattggaccgcaagggcccattaaagggacaacatcttaaaactaggatgtgtgtgaatatttattttaattaatgaccggaattggactgtactgactggtaatgtctcgtaaccctgttccggtgacggtatagggttagggttaggggacgttacatgAATAAttctgaataaaataaaaaaaattcatttttaatattattattttttatttaaattaaataataattattaatggTCTAATGCAAATTACTTACATTCACTAACATATTCATATATTTTGATTTAAACATCTACTTCAAATTATCAATTTGAGCCATTACTAAACAATATCATAAATTTTTTGGCCAAAATGAACCATCATaatcataaattttattaataagtaAAAAGACAGAATATATAGAGAACTCAAACAAATGGAATAAAAAGACAGAATAAATTAGTACAATCAATCCCTCCTAATCTAAAAGCATTCATTTCGCTATTGACTATTGACACACCAAGCTATAGTCAACCAAGAAACAAATTTATTCAATGGTCAGGCCAAATTAGGCAGTTTTTAggtgattgaaattttaaaagttttccaATTATAGGGGTTGGGCCCTTGCCACCCCTGTAAATGGTTAAGATTTGA is part of the Gossypium arboreum isolate Shixiya-1 chromosome 5, ASM2569848v2, whole genome shotgun sequence genome and harbors:
- the LOC108480420 gene encoding 25S rRNA (cytosine-C(5))-methyltransferase NSUN5 isoform X1, encoding MARFKAKQPSSGAAEKKKPRMSNAERSAYFSRREAAKVLRSVLQGDAHRRAVATIKSLVYSPSIKNKKATFALVCQTLKHLPIIKDVLEGANILNSRWKRQVELVYIITYDILFGQEISFVGDAEKFLLQRKVSLQSALARLLVRKKMKCIEDLLDRYQTPDVSKPRYVRVNTLKLDVDSALIDLRKQYMVEKDDLVPDLLKLPPKCDLHDHPLVMNGSVFMQGKASSMVAAALDPDPGWEVLDACAAPGNKTVHLAALMRGKGKVIACELNKERIKRLADTVRLSGACNIEVFHGDFLSLDPKDPPYSKVRAILLDPSCSGSGTVAERLDHLLPSHAAGQSANVDETERLTKLASFQKKVLTHALCFPQVERIVYSTCSIHQIENEDVVKSILPLAASHGFRLGTPFPQWHRRGLPVLEGFEHLVRTDPVEDKEGFFIALFVREEGSVIHPSLSPDSSHLSLVKRTKRKNLSKKEARIRMPTLYGGMFKMFLYSKPSFRVNLK
- the LOC108480488 gene encoding 17.6 kDa class II heat shock protein-like, whose product is MALRNFGFDSPLFTILEDMLDIPEEQEKSRNNPSRAYVRDAKAMAATPADVIEYPTSYVFIVDMPGINHGEIKVQVENENVLVVIGERKREKEKDEKGVKYVRMERRVGKFMRKFALPENANMDKISAVCQDGVLRVTVEKLPPPEPKKPKTIEVKVA
- the LOC108480498 gene encoding 17.3 kDa class II heat shock protein-like; translated protein: MDLRIMGFDSPLLNTLQHMMDLSDDTEKIPNAPSKVYMRDAKAMAATPADIKEYPKSYVFIVDMPGLKSGDIKVQVEDDNMLLISGERKREEEKEGAKYVRMERRVGKLMRKFALPENANTDAISAICQDGVLTVTVEKLPPPEPKKPKTIEVKIA
- the LOC108480420 gene encoding 25S rRNA (cytosine-C(5))-methyltransferase NSUN5 isoform X2; amino-acid sequence: MARFKAKQPSSGAAEKKKPRMSNAERSAYFSRREAAKVLRSVLQGDAHRRAVATIKSLVYSPSIKNKKATFALVCQTLKHLPIIKDVLEGANILNSRWKEISFVGDAEKFLLQRKVSLQSALARLLVRKKMKCIEDLLDRYQTPDVSKPRYVRVNTLKLDVDSALIDLRKQYMVEKDDLVPDLLKLPPKCDLHDHPLVMNGSVFMQGKASSMVAAALDPDPGWEVLDACAAPGNKTVHLAALMRGKGKVIACELNKERIKRLADTVRLSGACNIEVFHGDFLSLDPKDPPYSKVRAILLDPSCSGSGTVAERLDHLLPSHAAGQSANVDETERLTKLASFQKKVLTHALCFPQVERIVYSTCSIHQIENEDVVKSILPLAASHGFRLGTPFPQWHRRGLPVLEGFEHLVRTDPVEDKEGFFIALFVREEGSVIHPSLSPDSSHLSLVKRTKRKNLSKKEARIRMPTLYGGMFKMFLYSKPSFRVNLK